The genomic region CCTTTTCTGTCATTTCGTCTTTGCTCTGGGCATGAAGCACCGTCTACTTTTCTTGTGCTGGTGGGCGATGCTGCTAACCGGAACAGCGCGGGCCCAAAGTCCGCAAACAAAGGCACTACACCAAGCTCTGGCCCAAGCCACTGCCGATACCAGCCGGGTGCTGCTGCTGGCCGACCTCAGCGCTTCCTACCGCTACTCCCGCCTCGACTCGGTGCAGTATTACGCCCGGCAGGGGCTGCGCCTGGCTCAGCAGTTGTCCTACCCCAAGGGCGAGGGGCGGTGCCTGTCGCGCATTGGGATGCTGCTGGGCGAGTGGGGCAATCTGCCCCAGGCCCTGCGGGTGAACCTGCAGGCTCTGCGCCTCAACGAGGCCGGCCACGACCAGGAAGGCACTGCCCGCACCCTCAACCAAACCGGCCTGCTCTACTACGCTCTCGACGATGGCCAGCCTGCGCTAGACTATTTTTTCCAGGCGCAGCGCATCTATGAAAAAGGTATTGGCGACGATTCGCAGCTGATCAGTGTGCTCACCAATATCGGCACCAGCTACATGCTGCTGAATCGGCTGGACGCGGCCGAGCTGTTTCTGCGACGCGCGTATGGGCTGACGGTTCGCTCACGCACGGTAGGCCATAGCTGCTGGGGCACCCCACTACCCTACGTACTGCGTGAAATGGGACTGCTGGCCAGCATGCGGAATCAGCCAGATAAAGCCATGCGTTACTACCACCTGAGCGCCCAGGCGGCCGTGCCCGAAAACGACCGGCGCAGCCAGAGTCGGGCCTACCAGTATTTGGCCGAGCTATATCAGCTCCGCCAGCAGCCAGACTCCAGCATCTACTACGCCCGCAAAGCCCTGGCCGTGGGGCAGTCGTTGCCGTTTATGGTAGGTGTGATGCGCAACAGCAACTTGTTGGCTGCACTCTTTACCAACCGCGGACAAAACGATAGCACGCTGAAATACATGCGCATTATGGTAGCCGCGGCCGATAGTCTGCACAATCCGCAGCGCATCAAGCAGCTGGACGCTATTGGCTTTGCTGAGCAGCAGCGCTTGCAGCTGCTGGAAGAGAGACAGGCGCAACTGCAACAGCACATACGGGTAGCTGTGTTGGTGGCGGTGGTAAGTGTGCTGGCACTGGCTACGTTGCTGCTCTGGCGCAGAAACCGGGTGCAGCGCTTGGCCAACCATCGATTGCAGGGCCTCAACGCGAAAATATCGCGGCAGGCCTCCGAGCTTACCCAGCAGCGCGACGAACTGGGCCGCACCCTGCAAGAACTGAAGATAGCCCAGAGCCAGCTGGTACTGCGCGAGCGAATGGCCGCCCTGGGCGACCTCATGAACGGCGTGGCCCAGGAGGTGCGCCACCCTGTGCAGCGCGTGCGCGAGCTGGCCGGCATCAGCGAGCAGCTGTGCCAGGAGCTGCGCGGCGAGTTTTCCCGGTGCGCCACCTACCTGGAAGACGGGGAATATCTGGATGAGATGCTGCAAAACCTGGCCCAGCACCAGACCAATATTGTGCAGGCCGGCCAGCGAGCCGATGTGATTGTACGCGGTATGCTGGAATATGCCAGCGCCCAGCCGGGGCCGCGCCAACCCACCGCCCTCAACGGGTTTGCCGAGGACTACCTGCGCATCACCTACCACGACCTGCGCGCTAAGCACCGCTACCTTGCGGTGGCCCTGTTTTTTGAGCTTGACCCGGCCGTGGGCAGCGTACCCGTGGTGCGCCACGACCTAGGTAGG from Hymenobacter aerilatus harbors:
- a CDS encoding tetratricopeptide repeat-containing sensor histidine kinase — protein: MKHRLLFLCWWAMLLTGTARAQSPQTKALHQALAQATADTSRVLLLADLSASYRYSRLDSVQYYARQGLRLAQQLSYPKGEGRCLSRIGMLLGEWGNLPQALRVNLQALRLNEAGHDQEGTARTLNQTGLLYYALDDGQPALDYFFQAQRIYEKGIGDDSQLISVLTNIGTSYMLLNRLDAAELFLRRAYGLTVRSRTVGHSCWGTPLPYVLREMGLLASMRNQPDKAMRYYHLSAQAAVPENDRRSQSRAYQYLAELYQLRQQPDSSIYYARKALAVGQSLPFMVGVMRNSNLLAALFTNRGQNDSTLKYMRIMVAAADSLHNPQRIKQLDAIGFAEQQRLQLLEERQAQLQQHIRVAVLVAVVSVLALATLLLWRRNRVQRLANHRLQGLNAKISRQASELTQQRDELGRTLQELKIAQSQLVLRERMAALGDLMNGVAQEVRHPVQRVRELAGISEQLCQELRGEFSRCATYLEDGEYLDEMLQNLAQHQTNIVQAGQRADVIVRGMLEYASAQPGPRQPTALNGFAEDYLRITYHDLRAKHRYLAVALFFELDPAVGSVPVVRHDLGRALIGLFANAFYAVQQRQQQLPGEEYVPQVKLSTKRTAGQVEIRVRDNGPGIPAADLPNIFQRFFTTKPAGEGTGLGLSLSYDIITRGHGGTLTVESEVGECTEFCVTLPDAEMNPAQP